A window from Schistosoma haematobium chromosome 1, whole genome shotgun sequence encodes these proteins:
- the NECAP2 gene encoding Adaptin ear-binding coat-associated protein 2 (EggNog:ENOG410VBR0~COG:O) yields MDYENVLLVKNEVFVYQILSRQSNRGYRANNWNLETPMWTGRLRVIAKGKDLVIRLEDKNSGQLYAECPVDSFPGISVEPVIDSSRFFVIRLMNENGETKFVGIGFAERADSFDLNVAIQDHFKWLKQEKEAKEMEENAGNQPAKDMSFKEGEKIKLNLNTRRTGDDPNPKSKVTRPLTSGLSGGLLPPPPPPAVSRSRGSRVVGDTAPVSGNLFNSDPSQPNYTNPVCTPNVPSTTSNVDLLSDFLGNSGQF; encoded by the exons ATGGATTATGAAAACGTGCTACTTGTGAAAAATGAAGTGTTCGTCTATCAGATTCTTTCAAGACAGTCTAATCGGGGTTACAGGGCTAATAACTGGAACCTAGAAACTCCTATGTGGACTGGAAGACTTCGTGTTATCGCCAAAGGTAAAGATCTCGTAATACGATTGGAAGATAAGAATTCTGGACAGCTATATGCTGAATGCCCAGTGGACTCATTTCCTGGGATATCCGTTGAACCAGTTATTGACTCAAGTCGATTTTTTGTTATTCgattaatgaatgaaaatggGGAAACTAAATTTGTAGGGATTGGTTTCGCAGAACGTGCGGATTCTTTTGACCTTAATGTAGCAATTCAAGACCATTTCAA ATGGTTAAAACAGGAAAAAGAAGCTAAAGAAATGGAAGAAAACGCGGGCAACCAACCAGCTAAAGATATGAGTTTCAAAGAAGgggaaaaaataaaattaaatctgAATACCCGTCGTACAGGGGATGATCCAAATCCCAAATCAAAAGTTACACGCCCCCTTACTTCTGGATTATCGGGTGGTCTACTGCCCCCTCCTCCGCCGCCGGCAGTTTCTCGGTCTCGTGGTAGTCGCGTTGTAGGAGATACCGCCCCAGTATCCGGTAACTTATTTAACAGTGACCCGTCACAACCAAACTATACAAATCCTGTGTGCACACCGAAC GTTCCATCGACCACTTCAAACGTCGACCTTCTAAGTGATTTCCTCGGGAATTCTGGGCAGTTCTGA
- the CCT6A_1 gene encoding T-complex protein 1 subunit zeta, variant 3 (EggNog:ENOG410V4TT~COG:O~BUSCO:EOG091G07CE) codes for MASISLLNPKAEFAKAQHAFSINLAAARGLYDVLKTNLGPKGTMKMLVSGAGDIKITKDGNVLLHEMQIQHPTASLIARVATAQDDMTGDGTTSNVLLIAELLKQADVHTSEGLHPRLITEGFDIAANKCLDILSKCRIDCPSEMPDRSTLISVASTSLNTKVHSDLANLLTEHVVDAVLSIRRPNEPLDLHRVELMQMQHRTDMDTTLVKGLVLDHGGRHPDMPKRVTNAFILTCNVSFEYEKTEVNSGFFYKTAEERAALVKSEREFIDSRVQKVIALKRKVCGEDSSGDKPGFVIINQKGIDPFSLDAFAREGILALRRAKKRNMERVTLACGGYALNSVDEMTPDCLGHAGLVYEFVLGEEKYTFIEECKSPQSVTLLMRGPNKHTLNQIKDAVNDGLRAIKNTLEDECVIPGAGAFELVAYRELCKFAQSVKGRARLGVQAFADALLVIPKVLARNAGHDAQETMVKLHEEATKVDNRCNNIIPTQLVGIDLTTGEAMIPAQVGVYDNFIVKKQIINSCSVIASNILLVDEIMRAGMSSLKC; via the exons ATGGCATCTATATCTCTTTTAAATCCGAAAGCAGAGTTCGCAAAGGCTCAGCATGCATTCAGTATCAATTTGGCCGCTGCAAGAGGACTCTACGACGTTTTGAAAACCAATCTTGGCCCTAAGGGGACCATGAAAAT GCTTGTTTCAGGTGCAGGTGATATCAAGATTACCAAAGACGGTAATGTTCTTCTTCATGAAATGCAAATACAACATCCTACTGCAAGTTTGATCGCGCGTGTAGCGACCGCTCAAGATGATATGACAGGTGATGGGACAACTTCAAATGTCCTTCTGATTGCTGAATTACTGAAGCAGGCAGATGTTCATACTTCTGAAGGACTTCACCCGCGTTTGATCACGGAAGGTTTCGATATCGCCGCAAACAAATGTTTGGATATACTATCCAAGTGTCGAATCGATTGCCCGTCAGAAATGCCAGATAGGAGCACACTCATATCAGTTGCATCGACATCCCTCAATACAAAAGTCCATTCTGATTTGGCTAACCTCCTAACTGAG CATGTTGTAGATGCAGTATTATCAATTCGGCGACCAAACGAACCTTTAGACTTGCATCGGGTTGAACTGATGCAAATGCAACACAGAACCGATATGGATACAACACTTGTTAAAGGGCTGGTATTAGATCATGGAGGTAGACACCCAGACATGCCTAAGCGTGTAACTAATGCATTTATTTTGACTTGTAACGTCTCCTTCGAATACGAAAAAAC TGAGGTGAATTCCGGATTCTTTTATAAGACAGCAGAAGAAAGGGCAGCTCTTGTAAAATCCGAACGAGAATTTATTGACTCAAGAGTTCAGAAAGTGATCGCTCTGAAAAGAAAAGTATGTGGTGAGGATAGTAGTGGTGACAAACCTGGATTCGTAATAATCAATCAAAAAGGAATTGATCCATTTTCGTTAGACGCCTTCGCTCGAGAGGGAATACTTGCTCTACGTCGTGCTAAAAAACGTAATATGGAAAGAGTAACTCTTGCATGTGGTGGATATGCGCTGAACTCAGTCGACGAAATGACACCTGATTGTCTTGGACATGCTGGCCTTGTTTATGAATTTGTTTTG GGCGAAGagaaatatacatttattgAAGAATGCAAAAGTCCGCAATCAGTAACTTTGTTGATGCGTGGTCCTAATAAACATACACTCAACCAAATCAAAGATGCGGTTAATGACGGGCTACGTGCTATAAAGAACACATTAGAAGATG AGTGCGTTATTCCAGGAGCAGGAGCTTTTGAATTAGTTGCTTATCGCGAGCTATGCAAATTTGCACAGTCTGTTAAGGGTCGTGCTCGTCTCGGTGTTCAAGCATTTGCAGATGCGTTGCTTGTTATTCCAAAAGTCTTAGCTAGGAATGCCGGTCATGATGCTCAGGAAACAATGGTGAAATTGCATGAAGAAGCGACTAAGGTGGATAATCGCTGCAACAATATTATCCCCACACAGCTTGTAGGAATTGATCTTACTACAGGGGAAGCGATGATCCCTGCTCAAGTTGGGGTTTATGACAACTTTATTGTGAAAAAGCAAATAATTAATTCCTG TTCTGTCATTGCCTCCAACATATTGCTTGTTGACGAGATAATGCGAGCCGGAATGAGTTCTCTCAAATGTTAA
- the CCT6A_1 gene encoding T-complex protein 1 subunit zeta, variant 2 (EggNog:ENOG410V4TT~COG:O) — MQMQHRTDMDTTLVKGLVLDHGGRHPDMPKRVTNAFILTCNVSFEYEKTEVNSGFFYKTAEERAALVKSEREFIDSRVQKVIALKRKVCGEDSSGDKPGFVIINQKGIDPFSLDAFAREGILALRRAKKRNMERVTLACGGYALNSVDEMTPDCLGHAGLVYEFVLGEEKYTFIEECKSPQSVTLLMRGPNKHTLNQIKDAVNDGLRAIKNTLEDECVIPGAGAFELVAYRELCKFAQSVKGRARLGVQAFADALLVIPKVLARNAGHDAQETMVKLHEEATKVDNRCNNIIPTQLVGIDLTTGEAMIPAQVGVYDNFIVKKQIINSCSVIASNILLVDEIMRAGMSSLKC, encoded by the exons ATGCAAATGCAACACAGAACCGATATGGATACAACACTTGTTAAAGGGCTGGTATTAGATCATGGAGGTAGACACCCAGACATGCCTAAGCGTGTAACTAATGCATTTATTTTGACTTGTAACGTCTCCTTCGAATACGAAAAAAC TGAGGTGAATTCCGGATTCTTTTATAAGACAGCAGAAGAAAGGGCAGCTCTTGTAAAATCCGAACGAGAATTTATTGACTCAAGAGTTCAGAAAGTGATCGCTCTGAAAAGAAAAGTATGTGGTGAGGATAGTAGTGGTGACAAACCTGGATTCGTAATAATCAATCAAAAAGGAATTGATCCATTTTCGTTAGACGCCTTCGCTCGAGAGGGAATACTTGCTCTACGTCGTGCTAAAAAACGTAATATGGAAAGAGTAACTCTTGCATGTGGTGGATATGCGCTGAACTCAGTCGACGAAATGACACCTGATTGTCTTGGACATGCTGGCCTTGTTTATGAATTTGTTTTG GGCGAAGagaaatatacatttattgAAGAATGCAAAAGTCCGCAATCAGTAACTTTGTTGATGCGTGGTCCTAATAAACATACACTCAACCAAATCAAAGATGCGGTTAATGACGGGCTACGTGCTATAAAGAACACATTAGAAGATG AGTGCGTTATTCCAGGAGCAGGAGCTTTTGAATTAGTTGCTTATCGCGAGCTATGCAAATTTGCACAGTCTGTTAAGGGTCGTGCTCGTCTCGGTGTTCAAGCATTTGCAGATGCGTTGCTTGTTATTCCAAAAGTCTTAGCTAGGAATGCCGGTCATGATGCTCAGGAAACAATGGTGAAATTGCATGAAGAAGCGACTAAGGTGGATAATCGCTGCAACAATATTATCCCCACACAGCTTGTAGGAATTGATCTTACTACAGGGGAAGCGATGATCCCTGCTCAAGTTGGGGTTTATGACAACTTTATTGTGAAAAAGCAAATAATTAATTCCTG TTCTGTCATTGCCTCCAACATATTGCTTGTTGACGAGATAATGCGAGCCGGAATGAGTTCTCTCAAATGTTAA
- the CCT6A_1 gene encoding T-complex protein 1 subunit zeta (EggNog:ENOG410V4TT~COG:O) yields MASISLLNPKAEFAKAQHAFSINLAAARGLYDVLKTNLGPKGTMKMLVSGAGDIKITKDGNVLLHEMQIQHPTASLIARVATAQDDMTGDGTTSNVLLIAELLKQADVHTSEGLHPRLITEGFDIAANKCLDILSKCRIDCPSEMPDRSTLISVASTSLNTKVHSDLANLLTEHVVDAVLSIRRPNEPLDLHRVELMQMQHRTDMDTTLVKGLVLDHGGRHPDMPKRVTNAFILTCNVSFEYEKT; encoded by the exons ATGGCATCTATATCTCTTTTAAATCCGAAAGCAGAGTTCGCAAAGGCTCAGCATGCATTCAGTATCAATTTGGCCGCTGCAAGAGGACTCTACGACGTTTTGAAAACCAATCTTGGCCCTAAGGGGACCATGAAAAT GCTTGTTTCAGGTGCAGGTGATATCAAGATTACCAAAGACGGTAATGTTCTTCTTCATGAAATGCAAATACAACATCCTACTGCAAGTTTGATCGCGCGTGTAGCGACCGCTCAAGATGATATGACAGGTGATGGGACAACTTCAAATGTCCTTCTGATTGCTGAATTACTGAAGCAGGCAGATGTTCATACTTCTGAAGGACTTCACCCGCGTTTGATCACGGAAGGTTTCGATATCGCCGCAAACAAATGTTTGGATATACTATCCAAGTGTCGAATCGATTGCCCGTCAGAAATGCCAGATAGGAGCACACTCATATCAGTTGCATCGACATCCCTCAATACAAAAGTCCATTCTGATTTGGCTAACCTCCTAACTGAG CATGTTGTAGATGCAGTATTATCAATTCGGCGACCAAACGAACCTTTAGACTTGCATCGGGTTGAACTGATGCAAATGCAACACAGAACCGATATGGATACAACACTTGTTAAAGGGCTGGTATTAGATCATGGAGGTAGACACCCAGACATGCCTAAGCGTGTAACTAATGCATTTATTTTGACTTGTAACGTCTCCTTCGAATACGAAAAAACGTAA